One stretch of Mangifera indica cultivar Alphonso chromosome 9, CATAS_Mindica_2.1, whole genome shotgun sequence DNA includes these proteins:
- the LOC123225599 gene encoding magnesium-protoporphyrin IX monomethyl ester [oxidative] cyclase, chloroplastic encodes MAAEMTLVKPISNFCNSNTSTPKFGSPRKTCSLRPKFSTITMSATSEPATAKKPGKKAAKTAIKETLLTPRFYTTDFDEMETLFNTEINKNLNQDEFVALLQEFKTDYNQTHFVRNKEFKEAADKLQGPLRKIFVEFLERSCTAEFSGFLLYKELGRRLKKTNPVVAEIFSLMSRDEARHAGFLNKGLSDFNLALDLGFLTKARKYTFFKPKFIFYATYLSEKIGYWRYITIYRHLKENPEYQCYPIFKYFENWCQDENRHGDFFSALLKAQPQFLNDWKAKLWSRFFCLSVYVTMYLNDCQRTAFYEGIGLNTKEFDMHVIIETNRTTARIFPAVLDVENPEFKRKLDRMVEINEKIIAVGESEDMALVKNLKRIPLIAALVSELLAAYLMPPVESGSVEFAEFEPQLVY; translated from the exons ATGGCTGCTGAAATGACTCTCGTTAAACCCATCTCTAATTTCTGCAACTCCAACACCTCTACTCCCAAGTTTGGCAGTCCAAGAAAAACATGTTCTTTGCGCCCAAAGTTCAGTACCATCACAATGTCAGCAACTTCAGAGCCAGCAACTGCCAAAAAGCCCGGCAAAAAGGCAGCCAAAACAGCCATCAAAGAGACCCTTTTGACTCCGAGGTTTTACACCACGGATTTTGATGAGATGGAGACCCTTTTCAACACTGAAATCAACAAGAACTTGAACCAGGATGAGTTTGTGGCATTGCTTCAAGAATTCAAGACTGATTATAATCAGACTCACTTTGTGAGGAACAAGGAGTTTAAGGAAGCTGCTGATAAACTCCAAGGGCCTCTCAGGAAGATCTTTGTTGAATTCTTGGAGAGGTCTTGCACTGCTGAATTCTCTGGCTTCCTTCTTTACAAAGAGCTTGGAAGGAGACTCAAG AAAACCAATCCGGTAGTAGCTGAAATTTTCTCCCTTATGTCTAGGGATGAAGCCAGGCATGCCGG GTTTTTAAACAAGGGTTTGTCTGATTTTAATTTGGCTTTGGACTTGGGGTTCCTTACAAAGGCTAGGAAATATACTTTCTTCAAGCCGAAGTTCATTTTCTATGCTACATATTTGTCTGAGAAAATTGGATATTGGAGGTACATTACCATATACAGACATCTCAAGGAGAATCCTGAATACCAATGTTATCCTATTTTCAAGTATTTTGAGAACTGGTGCCAGGACGAGAACCGTCATGGTGATTTCTTCTCTGCATTGCTCAAGGCACAGCCTCAATTCCTCAATGACTGGAAGGCTAAGTTGTGGTCACGATTCTTCTGCCTCTCG GTATATGTGACTATGTACCTCAATGACTGCCAGCGGACTGCCTTCTATGAAGGCATTGGGCTCAACACCAAAGAATTTGACATGCATGTCATCATCGAG ACAAACCGCACAACGGCTAGAATTTTCCCAGCAGTGCTGGATGTTGAGAACCCAGAGTTCAAGAGGAAATTGGACCGGATGGTGGAGATCAACGAGAAGATTATCGCTGTTGGGGAGAGTGAGGACATGGCATTGGTGAAGAACTTGAAGAGGATTCCTCTAATTGCAGCATTGGTATCTGAGCTCTTGGCCGCATATTTAATGCCACCAGTTGAGTCTGGATCTGTCGAATTTGCTGAGTTTGAGCCTCAGCTTGTATATTGA
- the LOC123225904 gene encoding probable protein S-acyltransferase 4: MDQSPQNHHHRSRRRSNTNNNNKPKRLYQVWKGSNRFFCGGRLIFGPDVASLFLSTILIAGPATAFCIRIYQKMEEGHGFYPYPVLIVGAILTVLDLLFLFLTSSRDPGIVPRNKKPPEADEASDAPTPSMEWINGRTPHLKLPRTKDVIVNGHNVKVKYCDTCLLYRPPRASHCSICNNCVQRFDHHCPWVGQCIGIRNYRFFFMFISTSTILCVYVFVFSWVTILYHHKNISKALRREKVLDLLIAYCFIAVWFVGGLSVFHFYLICTNQTTYENFRYRYDKKENPYHLGIVRNLSDVFFSKIPPSKNNFRSFVEDDDHSVMGSLTPNLVGGIDGSKEKIDIEMGSMHAEDSGYSLPEILRNLDLDDLEESFKVKDEGGRSAFEYMSVNQDVKGSVQVSIVEDAMIESVQDPVVTDGARDSKTSFNVDVLTESVQISTSGDDADAPKKSDELSKSI; encoded by the exons ATGGACCAGAGTCCTCAGAATCATCATCATCGTAGTCGTCGTCGTagtaatactaataataataataaacccaAGAGGCTCTATCAAGTCTGGAAGGGAAGCAAC AGATTTTTTTGTGGTGGGAGGTTGATCTTTGGTCCTGATGTTGCATCATTATTTCTGTCTACTATCCTGATTGCTGGCCCTGCAACTGCTTTTTGTATAAGAATATATCAGAAGATGGAAGAAGGTCATGGTTTTTATCCTTATCCAGTACTAATTGTTGGAGCCATCCTTACTGTTctg gatttgttatttcttttcctGACCTCCAGTAGAGATCCTGGGATAGTTCCTAGAAATAAAAAGCCACCTGAAGCAGATGAAGCATCTGATGCCCCAACCCCATCTATGGAATGGATCAATGGTAGGACTCCTCATCTTAAATTACCTAGAACGAAAGATGTGATTGTAAATGGCCACAATGTCAAAGTGAAGTATTGTGACACTTGTTTGCTTTATCGTCCTCCCCGTGCTTCTCATTGCTCTATCTGCAACAACTGTGTTCAGAGATTTGATCACCACTGTCCATGGGTTGGTCAGTGCATCGGAATT CGCAATTATCGGTTCTTCTTCATGTTCATATCAACATCAACCATCTTGTGCGTTTATGTCTTTGTGTTTTCTTGGGTTACCATTTTGTATCACCATAAGAACATTTCGAAGGCTTTGAGGAGAGAGAAAGTGCTAGATCTTCTCATAGCTTACTGCTTCATTGCTGTTTGGTTTGTTGGTGGCCTCTCagtttttcatttctatttaaTTTGCACAAACCAG ACTACCTATGAGAACTTCCGGTACCGGTATGATAAGAAGGAGAACCCATATCACCTGGGGATTGTAAGAAACTTGAGTGATGTTTTCTTCTCCAAGATCCCACCCTCAAAGAACAATTTCCGATCATTTGTGGAAGACGATGACCATTCAGTGATGGGATCTTTGACACCAAATCTTGTTGGTGGTATTGATGGCTCCAAGGAGAAAATTGACATTGAAATGGGATCTATGCATGCCGAGGACAGTGGTTATTCACTTCCTGAAATTCTGAGAAATTTGGATCTTGATGATCTAGAAGAAAGTTTTAAGGTGAAGGATGAAGGAGGAAGATCTGCTTTTGAATACATGTCAGTTAACCAGGATGTGAAAGGTTCAGTTCAAGTTAGCATTGTTGAAGATGCAATGATAGAATCTGTGCAAGATCCAGTCGTTACTGATGGAGCCAGAGACTCCAAAACAAGCTTCAATGTTGATGTATTGACAGAATCTGTTCAAATCTCAACTAGTGGAGATGACGCTGATGCACCGAAGAAATCTGATGAGCTTTCTAAATCCATTTGA
- the LOC123226549 gene encoding probable protein S-acyltransferase 1 produces the protein MSRNKAQVHNSFSDDDISLPKPKIDRVYKLWKGNNKFLCGGRLVFGPDGKALILTSIMIGGPAMAFCLNMLLLINPDNPAYHYPVLVGAFLLTILDFCFLFLTSCRDPGIIPRNVQLPELDESFTQSTEWLNDKAFDIKLPRTRDVKINGMSIKVKFCETCLLYRPPRASHCSICNNCVQKFDHHCPWVGQCIGIRNYPFFICFISFATILCIYVFVFSWKNILRQEGSLLTVMTEDILSVILIAYCFVTVWFVGGLTVFHIYLMCSNQTTYENFRYRYDRKGNPFNKGVARNLEEIFFSKIPPSLINFREWTTEDSVSVMESVHSEFSFDFFYPKDKFDLEVGKTGKNVDSENPDILQNLDYKGIDGDLKKKEADGAAKVDPSISPTH, from the exons ATGAGTAGGAACAAAGCTCAGGTTCACAATTCTTTTTCTGATGATGATATTTCTCTTCCCAAACCTAAAATTGACAGGGTCTATAAGCTTTGGAAGGGTAACAAT AAATTTTTGTGTGGTGGGAGATTAGTTTTTGGTCCAGATGGGAAAGCCTTAATTTTAACATCAATTATGATTGGAGGTCCTGCAATGGCGTTTTGCTTGAACATGTTGTTGTTAATCAACCCAGATAATCCTGCTTATCACTATCCGGTATTGGTTGGAGCCTTTCTTCTTACTATTTTG gatttttgttttctcttcttAACATCATGTAGGGATCCAGGGATAATCCCAAGGAATGTACAGCTACCTGAACTAGATGAATCCTTTACTCAATCCACGGAGTGGCTTAACGACAAAGCTTTTGATATCAAATTGCCTCGTACTAGGGATGTAAAGATTAATGGCATGTCGATTAAAGTTAAGTTCTGTGAAACTTGCTTGTTGTATCGTCCGCCGCGAGCTTCTCATTGCTCCATCTGCAACAACTGTGTTCAAAAATTCGATCACCACTGTCCCTGGGTGGGACAATGTATTGGAATA CGCAATTATCCgttcttcatttgttttataTCGTTTGCAACAATCTTGTGCATATATGTCTTTGTGTTTTCTTGGAAGAACATCCTACGCCAGGAGGGCAGTTTGTTGACAGTCATGACTGAAGATATACTATCAGTTATTCTCATAGCATATTGCTTCGTAACAGTCTGGTTCGTTGGTGGGCTTACAGTTTTTCACATTTATCTCATGTGCTCCAACCAG ACAACTTATGAAAACTTTCGATACCGGTATGATAGGAAGGGAAACCCGTTCAACAAGGGGGTGGCAAGGAATCTTGAAGAAATTTTCTTCTCAAAGATCCCACCTTCGTTGATTAATTTCCGAGAATGGACAACAGAAGATAGTGTTTCGGTAATGGAATCTGTTCATTCGGAATTTAGTTTTGACTTCTTTTAtccaaaagataaatttgacCTGGAAGTGGGGAAGACTGGGAAGAATGTTGATAGTGAAAATCCAGATATTTTGCAGAATTTGGATTACAAAGGTATTGATGGTGATTTGAAGAAGAAGGAGGCAGATGGTGCTGCTAAAGTTGATCCATCTATCTCACCTACTCATTGA